From Helicoverpa zea isolate HzStark_Cry1AcR chromosome 23, ilHelZeax1.1, whole genome shotgun sequence, one genomic window encodes:
- the LOC124641697 gene encoding uncharacterized protein LOC124641697, whose amino-acid sequence MVTKHSDSHAEEAGQPLVTCFSTGTSNHTVLLATALIRAESKAGADVYRQIIEEGLKRNSEGSVIAQCSKLGWILSGVVDTSVSFSSNLVVLHTQVDDKEALKRFWELEAEPTNQKKIMSEEEKQCEELFAATTKRDENGRYVVRLPFREQSSAYSFGEFEEIAERRLNSLHGKLKKDPDLKERYKQVINEYLELGHMEKVPEAEKGKRDTIYLPHHAVVREDKDTTKVRVVFDASCKCKKGYSLNDKLMIGPKLQPELRHLLMRWRKHPICMAADIVKMYRQVRVADVDKDNQRILWKEEPENNAETYRMLRVTFGTASAPYLAVKALQQVAHDEGKDYPAASRRVISDFYMDDLLTGCSNIEEGLTIYREMNELLSKAGFEIQKWMTNNVDLLKGMKESNKDKGGEGLQLKEDEVVKVLGLTWNQRTDNFRYAVNVAQEPGPVTKRKIISHIAKLYDPLGWVAPCVITAKIIIQKLWLAGLNWDEEVSNQIITEWDTYLTELVQLAKVEVPRWHKTNTDNNLVELHGFSDASKLAYAAVVYLRVVDTEGNTHVSLVTAKTKVAPIKQVSIPRLELCGAVLLTKLLVEVATVMEIPIKNVRAWTDSTVVLAWLNSHPSRWKTFVANRVSEILTTLDSNQWSHVPTSQNPADVGSRGVTPAQLLKCSAWFNGPDFLYKEEINYSKPKQLETNLEETKVHFTVAENSLWNRYSSLTKLIRVVAYCRRFLRFRKNMKFSAYLTTEELEEALKCAIRHCQSEGFKDELRILRSEKGLAQLKGPLKSLNPFLDNQNVLRVGGRLENSTLNQNAKHPILIPKKSTLTTLLLKDAHLKTLHALREVVTTIDGSAARGSSKSVETLQM is encoded by the exons ATGGTAACCAAACACTCTGATTCTCACGCTGAGGAAGCAGGGCAACCGCTTGTTACTTGTTTTTCGACAGGAACATCAAATCATACGGTGTTATTAGCCACAGCGCTTATCAGGGCTGAGTCGAAAGCAG GTGCTGATGTTTATCGACAAATTATTGAAGAAGGTTTAAAACGAAATTCAGAAGGATCTGTTATAGCTCAATGCTCCAAACTTGGATGGATACTTTCTGGGGTAGTAGACACATCGGTCTCTTTCTCTTCGAACTTAGTTGTATTGCATACTCAGGTAGACGACAAAGAAGCGCTGAAAAGGTTTTGGGAGTTAGAAGCGGAGCCCActaatcaaaagaaaataatgtcagAAGAAGAAAAGCAGTGTGAAGAATTATTTGCGGCAACTACTAAGCGAGATGAAAATGGTAGATATGTGGTGCGGCTGCCGTTCCGGGAGCAGTCTTCTGCTTACTCCTTTGGTGAATTCGAAGAGATAGCAGAGAGAAGGTTGAATTCATTACACGGAAAACTGAAGAAAGATCCTGACCTGAAAGAAAGATATAAACaagtaataaatgaatatttagaATTGGGACATATGGAAAAGGTTCCAGAAGCCGAAAAAGGAAAAAGGGATACAATCTACTTACCTCATCACGCAGTTGTGAGGGAAGATAAAGACACGACGAAGGTACGTGTGGTGTTTGACGCGTCCTGTAAATGCAAAAAGGGATATTCCCTAAATGATAAGCTAATGATTGGACCAAAGCTACAGCCAGAACTTCGTCACTTATTAATGCGCTGGAGAAAACATCCTATATGTATGGCGGCGGATATCGTCAAGATGTATAGGCAGGTCAGAGTGGCAGATGTTGATAAAGACAACCAGAGAATCCTGTGGAAAGAAGAACCAGAAAATAACGCGGAAACATATCGCATGTTAAGAGTGACTTTCGGTACTGCGTCGGCTCCATATTTAGCGGTGAAGGCACTCCAACAAGTGGCACACGATGAAGGAAAGGATTATCCAGCAGCTTCTAGAAGAGTAATAAGTGATTTTTACATGGATGATCTATTAACGGGATGTAGCAATATAGAAGAAGGTCTGACTATTTACAGAGAAATGAACGAATTATTGAGTAAAGCAGGTTTTGAAATTCAAAAGTGGATGACTAATAATGTTGATCTACTAAAGGGAATGAAGGAAAGTAATAAAGACAAAGGAGGAGAAGGGTTACAGTTGAAAGAAGATGAGGTTGTTAAGGTTTTGGGACTTACCTGGAATCAGAGAACTGATAACTTCCGCTACGCGGTCAATGTAGCTCAGGAACCGGGACCTGtaactaaaagaaaaattatatcTCATATTGCTAAATTATATGATCCACTTGGATGGGTAGCTCCGTGTGTAATAACAGCAAAGATCATTATTCAAAAACTCTGGTTAGCAGGATTAAATTGGGATGAGGAGGTATCCAACCAAATTATAACTGAATGGGATACTTACCTTACTGAACTGGTACAATTAGCAAAAGTTGAAGTACCTCGATGGCATAAAACAAACACCGACAATAATCTTGTCGAACTGCATGGCTTCTCCGATGCATCTAAGCTGGCATATGCGGCCGTCGTATATCTTCGTGTGGTGGATACTGAGGGTAACACTCATGTAAGTTTAGTCACAGCCAAAACAAAGGTTGCACCTATTAAACAGGTGTCTATTCCGCGTCTGGAACTCTGTGGTGCAGTACTGCTTACCAAACTGCTTGTTGAAGTAGCTACTGTAATGGAAATACCGATTAAAAATGTCAGAGCGTGGACCGATTCGACTGTAGTCCTAGCATGGCTCAACAGTCACCCGAGCAGGTGGAAAACGTTTGTCGCCAATCGTGTCTCTGAGATATTGACCACTTTAGACTCAAATCAGTGGTCGCATGTACCCACGAGTCAGAACCCTGCGGATGTTGGATCACGAGGTGTTACCCCGGCTCAACTGTTGAAGTGTTCAGCTTGGTTCAATGGTccagattttttatataaagaagaAATTAACTACAGCAAGCCAAAACAATTAGAAACCAATTTGGAAGAAACAAAGGTTCATTTTACAGTAGCTGAAAATTCGTTATGGAATAGATATTCGTCACTTACAAAATTAATTCGAGTTGTGGCTTACTGTAGACGTTTTTTAAGGTTTCggaaaaatatgaaattcagTGCATACCTGACCACTGAAGAATTAGAGGAAGCTTTGAAGTGTGCTATTAGACATTGCCAATCGGAAGGTTTTAAAGACGAGTTAAGGATTCTGAGATCAGAAAAAGGTTTAGCACAGTTGAAAGGGCCTCTCAAATCCTTGAATCCGTTCTTGGATAATCAAAATGTATTGCGAGTTGGAGGGAGATTAGAGAACTCAACCCTGAACCAAAACGCTAAACACCCAATTCTTATACCCAAGAAATCCACATTGACCACTCTTCTTTTAAAGGACGCACACTTAAAGACTCTCCACG CATTGCGCGAGGTCGTCACAACAATTGATGGGTCAGCTGCCAGAGGCTCGAGCAAGTCCGTCGAGACCCTTCAAATGTAG